From Spirochaeta lutea, the proteins below share one genomic window:
- a CDS encoding dicarboxylate/amino acid:cation symporter, whose protein sequence is MDTTVLLWLAGFVLLLVGLGLLKRFTSLSFSVRVFIAMLAGMALGLGVFAGVSEETGGELRRWFSLVGYGYVDLLRMLIIPLVPTSIIAGFLKLENTRELKQLGTRTLGLFLITATIASLIGIILASILGIGAGAVTEGLAPREETSIGSIFQQFRSFIPSNPVEAAAETRLIPLVVFSVLLGVAAVIEQGRKPERVAAFREVISSVLHVVIRLTKLVISLTPFGVLGLMAYWMSNTGLSALPDLGLFVLGIVIACALQIGLVYGGLLGGVARINPWRFYRAASPAMLLAFTSRSSAGTLTLTINTMINRLKVSSRVSNFVGPIGAVMNMDACGGIYPAMVSIFAANAFGIDLSLIQYVLIVVVSILASIGSAAVPMGATAFTVITLSAVGLPVEAIGLVAGVDFLVDMFRTATNVTGDLTTSVIVGNSLGEFDREAFNSQVFTDSSEEPQTAESP, encoded by the coding sequence ATGGATACTACAGTTCTGCTTTGGTTGGCAGGCTTTGTTCTATTGCTTGTCGGTCTGGGTTTGTTAAAACGATTTACATCCCTCTCTTTTTCTGTTCGGGTCTTCATTGCCATGCTGGCAGGTATGGCCCTGGGATTGGGAGTTTTTGCAGGAGTGAGTGAGGAGACCGGGGGAGAACTACGTCGATGGTTTAGCCTTGTGGGCTACGGGTATGTGGATCTTTTACGGATGCTTATCATTCCCCTGGTGCCCACCAGCATCATTGCCGGGTTCCTGAAGCTTGAAAATACCCGAGAACTCAAACAGCTGGGAACACGAACCCTGGGTCTGTTCCTCATTACAGCGACCATCGCGAGTCTCATTGGTATAATCCTTGCGTCTATCTTGGGAATCGGTGCAGGAGCCGTTACCGAGGGCTTGGCACCCCGGGAGGAAACGAGTATCGGCAGCATTTTTCAACAGTTCCGTAGCTTTATTCCTTCCAATCCGGTGGAGGCAGCGGCGGAAACCAGGTTAATTCCTTTGGTTGTATTCTCAGTCCTCCTGGGGGTAGCTGCGGTGATTGAACAGGGACGGAAACCTGAACGGGTGGCTGCTTTCCGAGAGGTGATCAGCTCGGTTCTTCATGTGGTGATTCGCCTTACCAAGCTCGTAATCAGCCTGACGCCCTTCGGTGTCCTGGGGCTCATGGCATACTGGATGAGCAATACCGGGCTATCAGCGTTACCGGATTTGGGGCTCTTTGTACTGGGGATTGTCATCGCCTGTGCCCTACAGATCGGCCTTGTTTACGGTGGGCTGTTAGGGGGGGTAGCACGGATAAATCCTTGGAGATTTTACCGGGCGGCATCCCCGGCCATGCTGTTGGCCTTTACAAGCCGCTCCAGTGCAGGGACCTTGACCCTAACCATCAACACCATGATTAACCGGCTTAAGGTATCTTCCCGGGTATCAAACTTTGTGGGGCCTATTGGTGCGGTAATGAATATGGATGCCTGCGGTGGGATTTATCCTGCTATGGTTTCGATTTTTGCGGCGAATGCCTTCGGGATTGATCTGAGCCTGATTCAGTATGTTCTGATTGTAGTGGTATCAATCTTAGCCAGTATCGGGAGCGCAGCGGTTCCCATGGGGGCCACTGCGTTCACGGTAATCACCCTCTCCGCGGTTGGACTACCCGTGGAGGCCATCGGGTTGGTTGCCGGGGTAGATTTCCTGGTTGACATGTTCCGAACCGCTACGAACGTGACCGG